The following coding sequences lie in one Lolium perenne isolate Kyuss_39 chromosome 2, Kyuss_2.0, whole genome shotgun sequence genomic window:
- the LOC127331050 gene encoding E3 ubiquitin-protein ligase WAV3, which translates to MGTGWRRALCTSVRRDDRDDNGGGGSSKRRPPPARDAPSTPRTPGKLAFFSGMGGGASTTPALRCRTKPTPEPAAVAPVAQPASAPVSAKKRVPLLQALSAPASPRSPSRFALFKASILPTKARCGVCTRSVKNGGGAAVFTAECSHSFHFPCIAAHARAAASAALCCPVCSAPWRQAPFLASLRLHLDVDGASPHRKRRTSDDSAAGRKAPTAPTAGVPKVYDDDEPLLAPKSAANGSGFNPIPEADEGDEDDAAGREGEFRGFFPHPPRARAGLAVTVAPEAALVSSGKRHGKYVVVVRVKAPGLRSSSSASRRAPIDLVTVLDVSQGMMGEKLQMLKRGMRLVVASLGPADRLSIVAFSGAAKRLMPLRRMSRQGQRSARQIVDRLVVCAAAQGQEQAQNACAGDALRKATKVLEDRRDRNPVATVMLLSDTQQQQQQHDSSRKHGDHHSLRRPQAAPAATRFTHVEIPIAGPADETPPAARARSPLAPKEDAFASSPPAEHAFAKCLGGLVSVVMQEVHLDLTFLSGEITAVYSCGAGQQAVALAGGAGGNGGSVLSVRLGEMYAEEERELLVELRAPLGAHPHSLSVRCSYRDPATQETLRGAEQPLLLPPLHGGGESSSQPLHDLFVATRAVAESRRLAELSDFSTATHLLSSARRLVLQSPPTQQQQDLLGSLDTELSDMRWRRSQQAPTTPTSRSATPTGTPRASGGNGEPLTPTSAWRAAEQLAKVAIMRKSMNRVSDLHGFENARF; encoded by the exons ATGGGGACGGGGTGGCGGAGGGCGCTGTGCACGTCGGTCCGGCGCGACGACCGCGACgacaacggcggcggcggctcctccaagcgccgcccgccgccggcgcGCGACGCGCCGTCGACCCCGCGGACGCCGGGCAAGCTCGCCTTCTTCTCCGGCATGGGCGGCGGCGCGAGCACCACGCCGGCGCTGCGGTGCCGCACGAAGCCCACGCCGGAGCCGGCCGCCGTGGCGCCCGTGGCGCAGCCGGCGTCGGCGCCGGTGTCGGCCAAGAAGCGGGTGCCGCTGCTGCAGGCGCTCTCGGCGCCGGCCTCGCCCAGATCCCCCTCCAGATTCGCGCTCTTCAAGGCCTCCATCCTCCCCACCAAG GCCCGGTGCGGCGTGTGCACGCGCAGCGTCaagaacggcggcggcgcggcggtgtTCACGGCGGAGTGCTCCCACTCGTTCCACTTCCCCTGCATCGCGGCccacgcgcgcgccgccgcctccgccgcgctCTGCTGCCCGGTCTGCTCCGCGCCGTGGCGCCAGGCCCCGTTCCTCGCCTCCCTCCGCCTGCACCTCGACGTCGACGGCGCCTCCCCCCACCGCAAGCGCAGGACCTCCGACGATTCCGCCGCCGGCCGCAAGGCGCCAACGGCGCCCACCGCCGGCGTCCCCAAGGTGTACGACGACGACGAGCCTCTCCTGGCGCCCAAGTCCGCCGCCAACGGCAGCGGGTTCAACCCGATCCCGGAGGCGGACGAGGGCGACGAGGACGACGCGGCGGGCAGGGAGGGCGAGTTCCGGGGCTTCTTCCCGCACCCGCCGCGCGCCAGGGCCGGGCTGGCGGTCACCGTGGCCCCCGAGGCCGCGCTGGTGTCGTCCGGCAAGAGGCACGGCAAGTACGTGGTGGTCGTCAGGGTGAAGGCGCCCGGGCTCCGGTCGTCGTCCTCCGCGTCGCGCCGCGCGCCCATCGACCTGGTCACGGTGCTGGACGTGAGCCAGGGCATGATGGGCGAGAAGCTGCAGATGCTCAAGCGCGGGATGCGGCTCGTCGTCGCCTCGCTCGGCCCCGCCGACCGCCTCTCCATCGTCGCCTTCTCCGGCGCCGCCAAGCGGCTCATGCCGCTGCGGCGCATGTCCCGGCAGGGCCAGCGGTCCGCGCGGCAGATCGTGGACCGCCTCGTGGTCTGCGCCGCCGCGCAGGGGCAGGAGCAGGCGCAGAACGCGTGCGCCGGCGACGCGCTCCGCAAGGCCACCAAGGTCCTCGAGGACCGCCGCGACCGCAACCCCGTCGCCACCGTCATGCTCTTGTCGGAcacgcagcagcagcaacagcagcatgacTCGTCGAGGAAACACGGCGATCACCACTCCCTGCGCCGCCCGCAGGCAGCTCCGGCGGCCACGCGGTTCACCCACGTCGAGATCCCCATCGCCGGACCGGCCGACGAGACACCCCCGGCAGCACGGGCGCGGTCGCCGCTTGCGCCCAAGGAGGATGCATTCGCTTCCAGCCCTCCAGCGGAGCACGCCTTCGCGAAATGCCTTGGCGGCCTGGTGAGCGTGGTCATGCAGGAGGTGCACCTGGACCTCACCTTCCTGTCCGGGGAGATCACGGCGGTGTACTCCTGCGGCGCCGGGCAGCAGGCGGTGGCGCTCGCCGGCGGCGCAGGCGGCAACGGCGGCTCCGTCCTGAGCGTCCGGCTCGGCGAGATGTACGCGGAGGAGGAGCGGGAGCTGCTGGTGGAGCTGCGGGCGCCGCTGGGCGCGCACCCGCACTCGCTGTCCGTCCGGTGCAGCTACCGCGACCCGGCCACGCAGGAGACGCTCCGCGGCGCCGAGCAGCCGCTGCTCCTGCCGCCGCTCCACGGCGGCGGGGAGAGCTCCTCGCAGCCCCTGCACGACCTGTTCGTGGCCACCCGCGCCGTGGCTGAGTCCCGGCGGCTGGCGGAGCTGAGCGACTTCTCGACGGCCACCCACCTGCTGTCCTCGGCGCGGCGGCTGGTGCTGCAGTCCCCGCCCACGCAGCAGCAGCAGGACCTGCTGGGCAGCCTGGACACCGAGCTCAGCGACATGCGGTGGCGCCGCAGCCAGCAGGCGCCGACGACGCCGACGTCCAGGTCAGCAACGCCCACCGGCACGCCGCGGGCGTCAGGCGGGAACGGGGAGCCTCTGACCCCGACGTCGGCGTGGCGCGCGGCGGAGCAGCTGGCCAAGGTGGCCATCATGCGCAAGTCCATGAACCGGGTCAGCGATCTGCACGGCTTCGAGAACGCCCGCTTCTGA